A part of Myxococcales bacterium genomic DNA contains:
- the grpE gene encoding nucleotide exchange factor GrpE, protein MNENINENLDPQTGGKIMTDNKNDETQNEYLKGDINSDSQAQEASVEDKLTAELKQTHEKLLRVAAEFENYKKISQREQMNSIKFANENLVLNLLPVMDNLEQAVTAAKKSDNAKDVVIGVEMVLKQMSEVLEKFGVQFFSTHGENFDPARHEALSEREDDNVEPGTVVEQLQKGCLLNGRLLRAARVVVSKKSE, encoded by the coding sequence ATGAATGAAAACATTAATGAAAATCTAGACCCACAGACTGGCGGAAAAATTATGACTGATAACAAGAATGATGAAACACAAAATGAATATTTAAAGGGTGATATCAACTCTGATAGTCAGGCTCAAGAAGCAAGTGTTGAAGATAAATTGACAGCCGAACTTAAGCAGACTCATGAAAAATTGTTGCGGGTAGCTGCTGAGTTTGAAAACTATAAAAAAATATCTCAACGAGAACAAATGAACAGCATTAAATTTGCCAATGAAAATTTGGTGCTCAACCTTTTGCCGGTAATGGACAATCTTGAGCAGGCGGTTACTGCCGCTAAGAAAAGCGATAACGCTAAAGATGTGGTGATTGGTGTTGAGATGGTTCTCAAGCAAATGAGCGAAGTGTTGGAAAAATTTGGTGTGCAATTTTTCTCTACCCACGGAGAAAATTTTGATCCTGCGCGCCACGAAGCCTTGAGTGAGCGTGAAGATGATAATGTTGAGCCAGGTACCGTTGTTGAGCAACTACAAAAGGGTTGTTTGTTGAACGGTCGGTTATTGCGTGCAGCTCGTGTGGTTGTTTCTAAGAAATCTGAGTAA
- a CDS encoding nucleoside deaminase: protein MNHEYFMSQALKQATIARDLGEVPVGAVVVIEGSIVAQAYNRRELLSSSLEHAEISALEQACKKLGRWRLSDATLYSTLEPCVMCAGALWQSRIAQVVYGAKDSKFGGIESLYQIGADERLNHQFSCINGVLEQECAEIMTKFFADLRARKRKL, encoded by the coding sequence ATGAATCATGAATATTTTATGTCGCAAGCTTTAAAGCAAGCCACTATAGCTCGTGATTTGGGAGAAGTTCCCGTTGGTGCGGTAGTAGTCATTGAGGGTTCCATCGTAGCTCAGGCTTATAATCGGCGTGAGCTATTAAGCTCAAGTTTAGAACATGCCGAGATCAGCGCTCTTGAGCAAGCATGTAAAAAATTAGGCCGTTGGCGCTTAAGTGATGCCACACTTTATTCAACCCTTGAGCCGTGTGTTATGTGTGCCGGGGCACTGTGGCAAAGCCGCATAGCACAGGTGGTGTATGGTGCAAAAGATAGTAAATTCGGGGGGATAGAGAGTCTCTATCAGATTGGTGCGGATGAACGTCTAAACCACCAATTTTCCTGTATTAATGGTGTGCTAGAGCAAGAGTGCGCTGAAATAATGACTAAATTTTTTGCGGATCTTCGCGCGCGCAAAAGAAAGCTCTAG